The Nitrospirales bacterium genome includes a window with the following:
- a CDS encoding DUF3473 domain-containing protein, with translation MIHSLSFDIEEHFQVAAFDCPARRRHWDVLHSRVEQSTETILSLLEAVNVQATMFILGWVAERHGGLVKRLANAGHEIACHGYSHELIAAQSPAKFREDIRTAKKILEDLTGKAVLGYRAPTFSITKETKWALPILVEEGYLYDSSIVPAVHDSYGIPDASPDIHSLATSSGVLWEVPPSTYKIGWMRVPIGGGGYFRLLPYRLFKWFLTQVENEGMPLVMYFHPWELDPDQPKMKGSLLSGFRHYVNLQKTQRRLAALLQDFQFAPICTALPSFPSLIGEDSNHSQTHQAIDSLTNPSCSGNSAISHFQK, from the coding sequence ATGATTCATAGCTTAAGCTTTGATATCGAAGAACATTTTCAAGTTGCGGCGTTTGATTGTCCAGCGAGACGCCGACATTGGGATGTTCTCCATAGCCGGGTCGAGCAGAGCACGGAGACAATTCTCTCACTTCTTGAAGCCGTCAATGTTCAGGCTACGATGTTTATACTCGGGTGGGTAGCTGAGCGACATGGTGGCTTAGTGAAACGACTGGCCAATGCTGGCCATGAAATTGCCTGTCATGGGTATTCGCATGAATTAATAGCCGCCCAGAGTCCGGCGAAATTTCGGGAAGATATTCGAACAGCTAAAAAGATTCTAGAAGATCTTACTGGAAAGGCAGTCTTGGGGTACCGTGCTCCGACATTTTCGATTACGAAAGAGACAAAATGGGCCCTGCCGATTCTGGTTGAAGAGGGCTATCTCTATGATTCCAGCATCGTTCCCGCTGTTCATGATTCGTATGGAATCCCTGATGCTTCTCCAGACATTCATTCGTTAGCCACAAGTTCAGGCGTACTCTGGGAGGTTCCTCCGTCAACGTATAAAATTGGCTGGATGAGAGTGCCAATTGGAGGAGGAGGGTATTTCCGTTTGTTACCGTATCGGTTGTTTAAGTGGTTTTTGACGCAAGTAGAAAATGAGGGCATGCCACTGGTGATGTATTTTCATCCGTGGGAGCTTGATCCTGATCAGCCGAAGATGAAAGGCTCTTTGCTTTCTGGTTTTCGTCATTATGTGAATTTACAAAAAACCCAGAGACGCCTGGCTGCACTTCTTCAAGATTTTCAATTTGCCCCAATCTGTACTGCGCTTCCCTCTTTCCCCTCTTTGATTGGAGAAGACTCCAATCATTCGCAGACGCATCAGGCGATAGATTCGTTGACTAATCCATCGTGTTCAGGCAATTCAGCCATTAGTCATTTTCAGAAATAA
- a CDS encoding glycosyltransferase family 4 protein has product MHILFLAPHPFYQDRGTPIAVNLILRVLAERGETVDVLTYHEGSQVQHPGMTLRRIRFLPFIRNIRPGFSFKKLLCDGVMMIHALLLARKHHYHVVHAVEESVFMALLIKTLFRIPYVYDMDSSLPQQMVESNVCFRPFLVMLSFCESLAIKRAKAVVPVCDVLGDLARRHGAQEVSILQDIPLLEGGCSPELSKKDVEAERERITITYVGNLEPYQGIDLLLESFSLLTRYVDHADLVIVGGTKAHIQRYEQKSRNLGIGGRVCFWGAKPTDQLAFFLAKSDILVSPRIQGNNTPMKLYSYLQSGKPIVATNLPTHTQVLTDRVAMLVGPDPEAFSRGMLCLIQDSALSQALGEAGRILVEQHYSFASFRAKVNNLYDWLASTLVSESKQEEYFHSPYSSI; this is encoded by the coding sequence ATGCATATTCTGTTTCTTGCCCCTCATCCATTTTACCAGGATCGCGGGACTCCCATAGCCGTTAACCTTATCCTTCGGGTGTTAGCCGAGAGAGGTGAAACGGTTGATGTCCTGACTTACCATGAAGGCAGTCAAGTACAGCATCCTGGCATGACCTTGAGGCGTATACGTTTCCTCCCGTTTATTCGGAATATTCGGCCAGGGTTTTCTTTCAAGAAACTACTGTGTGACGGGGTGATGATGATCCACGCCCTGCTGCTAGCCAGGAAGCATCACTATCACGTCGTTCATGCAGTAGAAGAGTCTGTTTTTATGGCCCTTCTCATCAAGACTCTCTTTCGTATTCCCTACGTGTATGATATGGATTCTTCCCTGCCACAACAGATGGTTGAGAGCAATGTATGTTTTCGCCCTTTTCTCGTCATGCTATCTTTTTGCGAATCACTGGCTATCAAGCGGGCCAAGGCCGTCGTTCCAGTTTGTGATGTGTTAGGCGATCTTGCAAGGCGTCATGGAGCCCAGGAAGTCAGCATTCTCCAAGATATTCCCTTGCTCGAGGGGGGGTGTTCTCCAGAATTATCCAAGAAGGACGTTGAGGCTGAACGTGAAAGAATCACGATTACCTATGTCGGAAACCTAGAGCCCTATCAAGGGATCGATCTGTTACTGGAGAGTTTCTCTCTTCTCACACGATATGTCGATCACGCCGATCTTGTGATCGTAGGAGGAACGAAAGCGCACATTCAACGTTATGAGCAAAAGTCTCGAAATTTAGGTATAGGGGGGCGGGTCTGTTTTTGGGGAGCGAAACCCACCGATCAATTAGCATTCTTTCTCGCGAAGTCCGACATTTTAGTTTCTCCACGGATACAGGGAAATAATACTCCAATGAAACTGTATTCCTATTTGCAAAGTGGGAAACCGATCGTCGCAACCAACTTACCCACGCATACGCAAGTACTGACTGACAGAGTCGCTATGCTCGTCGGTCCTGATCCTGAGGCATTTTCACGAGGGATGCTTTGCCTCATTCAAGATTCGGCGCTGTCTCAAGCACTTGGTGAGGCTGGTCGGATTCTCGTCGAACAACATTACAGTTTTGCCTCGTTTCGTGCCAAGGTAAACAATCTGTATGACTGGTTGGCCAGCACGTTGGTTTCTGAATCAAAACAGGAAGAGTATTTCCATTCTCCGTATTCTTCCATTTAA
- a CDS encoding acyltransferase has protein sequence MVSTEPDTRVLSQSNVIAKKPLVKSLAESETSTLKKYQNFFVGSSSLLALLKFEFLTVFLGPLPGALGLLLRKQLFPSLCKKVGKGVVWGRNISLRHPGKITLGDRVAIDDHCLVDAKGGEPEGITIGNDVLIARSSIIQAKNGPITIGAHCSIGSQCQLSSVGGITLGTSVMMAGQCYVGGGRYHTADRAIPMAEQGLYSNGPVVIGNDVWIGSGVIVQDGVRVGNGCVIGSGAVVTEDIPDFAIVIPNRKLLFLPRGESLT, from the coding sequence ATGGTATCGACAGAACCTGACACGAGAGTTTTATCTCAGTCCAACGTCATTGCGAAAAAACCTCTCGTCAAGAGTTTAGCGGAATCTGAAACCTCCACCTTGAAGAAATATCAAAATTTTTTCGTCGGTTCATCAAGTTTGTTGGCCTTGCTGAAGTTTGAATTTCTCACCGTTTTTCTCGGCCCTCTACCTGGCGCATTAGGGCTGTTGCTGCGGAAACAACTATTTCCCTCGTTATGCAAGAAGGTCGGTAAGGGTGTCGTGTGGGGCAGAAATATATCACTGCGACATCCAGGAAAGATCACGCTTGGAGATCGCGTGGCGATCGACGATCATTGTCTGGTGGATGCCAAGGGAGGAGAGCCGGAAGGAATCACGATCGGAAACGATGTCTTGATCGCGAGAAGCTCGATTATCCAAGCCAAAAATGGTCCGATTACTATCGGTGCCCATTGCTCAATCGGCAGTCAATGCCAGTTGAGTTCAGTCGGTGGCATCACGTTGGGCACGTCGGTGATGATGGCCGGGCAATGTTACGTCGGAGGAGGACGTTACCATACGGCTGACCGGGCCATCCCAATGGCGGAGCAAGGGCTCTATTCCAACGGTCCTGTGGTCATTGGAAATGACGTCTGGATTGGTTCTGGCGTGATTGTGCAAGATGGTGTGCGGGTAGGAAATGGCTGTGTCATTGGGTCGGGTGCAGTGGTGACCGAAGATATCCCTGATTTTGCTATCGTGATTCCAAACCGTAAGCTTCTGTTCCTCCCACGAGGAGAGTCGCTGACGTAA
- a CDS encoding thiamine pyrophosphate-dependent enzyme, which produces MSAKKTMITEQSSQASVQLYAKAILIRSVEQRLLELFKEGRLFGTVHTCIGQEWTGVAVTEALRDGDLIFSNHRCHGHYLAKTGDVEGLIGEIMGKQNGMCGGRGGSQHICSQGFYSNGIQGGIVPVAAGLALAQKLSGTGCIAVVFIGDGTLGEGALYETLNMASKWELPLLIVLENNFYAQSTPQHQTLAGDILARGDAFGIKTAHGNTWNPEELLVRSAESVQYVRNECRPLFLQIDTYRLMAHSKGDDDRAPEEVNEYWARDPIESFRQHTDSQQIEEIDRTIQASIDLAVSRSDATPYSEDNAQDEDRREWSLLKWTKTSIPASERMVNVIHSSFQRNMQRDHKILLIGEDIEGPYGGAFKVTKNLSHEFPGRVRNTPISEAALVGLGNGLALSGFLPVCEVMFGDFLSLTFDQLLNHASKFRYMYNDQVHVPLIVRTPMGGKRGYGPTHSQSIEKHFMGLPGTTMLALHPRYDPGLVYDELFSSIDRPTIVIENKLLYGLRVTDQVPKGFVLEHSHEQYPSTRIRPMGDPDITIVCYGGMLVDVERAIQELCDEREIFCEVICPLQLYPFNPWPVIESVQKTRKLLIVEEGIRFAALGSELLAQVAEVTPGVLERVRRVSSPSHPIPSCGPLEKQCLPGECHVVEAVSHMLAS; this is translated from the coding sequence GTGTCTGCCAAAAAAACCATGATTACTGAACAATCTTCTCAAGCTTCGGTTCAACTGTACGCCAAAGCGATATTGATTCGCAGTGTGGAGCAGCGTTTGCTGGAACTTTTTAAAGAGGGACGGTTGTTTGGGACGGTACATACCTGTATCGGTCAGGAGTGGACTGGAGTGGCCGTCACTGAAGCGTTGCGAGACGGGGATCTGATCTTTAGCAATCATCGTTGTCATGGTCATTATTTAGCCAAGACAGGCGATGTCGAAGGACTCATCGGCGAGATTATGGGTAAACAGAATGGCATGTGCGGTGGACGAGGCGGGAGTCAACATATTTGTTCCCAGGGATTCTATAGTAATGGAATTCAAGGCGGGATTGTCCCGGTCGCGGCTGGTCTGGCCTTGGCGCAGAAACTTTCAGGGACGGGATGTATCGCTGTTGTCTTCATCGGAGATGGAACATTAGGCGAAGGGGCGTTATACGAGACGTTGAATATGGCCTCCAAATGGGAATTGCCATTACTCATCGTTCTTGAGAATAATTTCTATGCTCAGAGTACGCCGCAACACCAAACCCTCGCAGGTGATATTCTTGCACGAGGTGATGCATTCGGAATAAAAACGGCTCATGGCAATACCTGGAATCCGGAGGAACTGTTAGTGAGATCTGCGGAGAGCGTGCAATACGTACGAAATGAATGCCGCCCTCTCTTTCTCCAGATTGACACGTATCGGCTCATGGCTCATTCCAAAGGAGATGATGATCGTGCTCCGGAGGAAGTCAACGAATATTGGGCAAGGGATCCCATTGAATCCTTTCGACAACACACAGATAGTCAGCAAATTGAAGAAATTGATCGTACGATACAAGCGAGTATTGATCTGGCCGTGTCTCGGTCTGACGCCACCCCTTACTCAGAGGATAATGCCCAGGATGAGGATAGACGAGAATGGTCCCTACTCAAATGGACCAAGACGTCGATCCCTGCATCTGAACGGATGGTGAATGTCATACACAGCTCGTTTCAGCGAAACATGCAGCGCGATCATAAAATTCTCTTGATTGGAGAGGATATCGAAGGGCCATACGGAGGAGCGTTTAAAGTTACGAAGAATTTGAGCCATGAGTTCCCGGGGCGTGTCAGAAATACACCTATTAGTGAAGCCGCTCTGGTGGGGTTGGGCAACGGTCTTGCTCTCAGTGGGTTTCTCCCAGTGTGCGAAGTGATGTTCGGTGATTTCCTCAGTTTAACCTTTGATCAGCTGTTAAACCATGCATCGAAATTTCGTTATATGTATAACGACCAGGTTCATGTGCCATTGATCGTGCGTACACCGATGGGAGGCAAGCGAGGGTATGGTCCGACCCATAGCCAGAGTATTGAAAAGCATTTTATGGGACTGCCGGGTACGACTATGTTGGCACTGCACCCTCGCTATGACCCTGGGCTTGTATACGATGAACTTTTCTCGTCCATCGATCGCCCGACGATCGTCATAGAGAATAAGCTGCTCTACGGTCTTCGCGTCACAGATCAGGTTCCGAAAGGGTTTGTCCTTGAGCACTCACATGAGCAATACCCGAGCACCCGCATTCGTCCCATGGGTGATCCAGACATCACGATCGTGTGTTACGGCGGGATGCTCGTCGATGTCGAACGGGCGATCCAGGAGTTATGCGATGAACGGGAGATCTTCTGTGAAGTGATCTGTCCATTGCAGTTGTACCCGTTTAATCCATGGCCGGTGATTGAGTCGGTTCAGAAAACTCGTAAGCTCCTGATCGTGGAAGAAGGAATACGGTTTGCGGCACTTGGGTCAGAATTGTTAGCCCAGGTTGCAGAGGTGACGCCTGGTGTGCTTGAGCGCGTTCGTCGGGTCTCTTCACCGAGTCATCCAATTCCTTCTTGCGGTCCTCTTGAAAAGCAATGTCTTCCAGGAGAATGTCACGTCGTTGAGGCTGTTAGTCATATGCTTGCGTCGTAG
- a CDS encoding 2-oxo acid dehydrogenase subunit E2: MKHSTPVIIPQDNVNDESVTLLSWSVANGEKVTQGQMIAEIETSKAVMEIEAPASGMLVYSIEPGNDINVGATLCTIQGEEATGDSLEISTIVETPTFSLETTKNGNAGNGSTSVSSDIPTHFTKKAQALLEERKLSPERFSGKGLVRTQDILVELGEAPRPSLPRSVVLPTEQSKSLSAPVPASGIPFRTEKLSKSKRTEIGYLTSGYQNSLPSVITVSIPTKGLRAAVDQYQGVSATTSAVILFEAARLLRHYPFFNAFFQSESVNFYEEVNIGFAIDGDLGLKVPVIRAADTKSIADITQEMQELMVAYLNNSLTSHDLQGGTFTMTDLSGEGVFTFHPLINQGQSAILGVGGECYSPGSREGVFHLILAFDHQVSEGRQAAKFLRELGDHLQAYEAALDGARCDGEDLKAISCSRCLTPMANIEEWDHFQHWDHFMVQMVKPNGQTGYLCSVCLRGW, translated from the coding sequence ATGAAACACAGCACCCCGGTCATTATTCCACAGGACAATGTGAATGACGAGTCTGTGACGTTGCTGTCTTGGTCTGTTGCAAATGGAGAGAAAGTTACCCAAGGACAAATGATCGCCGAGATCGAAACGAGCAAGGCCGTGATGGAAATCGAAGCTCCCGCCTCTGGGATGTTGGTGTATTCTATTGAGCCTGGAAACGATATTAATGTCGGCGCCACGTTGTGTACCATTCAGGGGGAGGAGGCTACTGGTGATTCATTAGAGATTTCGACGATCGTTGAAACTCCGACGTTTTCTCTTGAAACGACTAAGAATGGCAATGCGGGAAATGGCTCAACATCCGTGTCTTCCGATATACCGACGCATTTTACCAAGAAGGCCCAAGCGTTATTAGAAGAACGCAAGCTTTCTCCTGAGAGGTTTTCCGGTAAGGGGCTCGTCCGAACTCAGGACATTCTCGTTGAGCTTGGAGAAGCCCCGCGACCATCCTTACCAAGGTCCGTGGTGCTTCCAACAGAACAGTCGAAGTCCTTATCTGCTCCGGTTCCGGCCTCGGGCATTCCGTTTCGGACTGAAAAGTTATCGAAGAGTAAACGGACGGAGATCGGTTACTTAACGTCTGGCTATCAAAATTCACTGCCGAGTGTCATCACGGTATCGATACCTACAAAGGGCCTGCGTGCTGCAGTCGATCAGTATCAAGGAGTCTCGGCGACGACGAGCGCGGTGATTCTATTCGAAGCTGCGCGTCTACTGCGGCACTACCCGTTTTTCAATGCTTTTTTTCAATCGGAATCTGTCAACTTTTACGAAGAGGTCAATATTGGGTTTGCGATCGATGGGGATTTGGGATTGAAGGTGCCTGTGATTCGTGCCGCGGACACCAAAAGCATTGCAGACATCACTCAAGAGATGCAAGAACTCATGGTCGCATACCTGAATAATTCGTTGACCAGCCACGACCTCCAAGGTGGAACTTTCACCATGACAGATCTTTCAGGGGAAGGGGTGTTTACTTTTCACCCACTGATCAATCAAGGGCAATCTGCGATCTTGGGAGTGGGAGGGGAATGTTATTCGCCGGGAAGCCGGGAAGGCGTGTTTCATCTCATCCTGGCTTTTGATCATCAAGTATCTGAAGGACGACAAGCGGCGAAGTTCTTAAGAGAGTTGGGCGATCATTTACAGGCTTACGAAGCCGCGCTTGACGGAGCACGTTGTGACGGAGAAGACCTGAAAGCGATTTCTTGTTCGCGTTGTTTGACCCCTATGGCCAATATCGAGGAATGGGATCACTTTCAACATTGGGATCACTTTATGGTGCAAATGGTAAAACCCAATGGCCAAACCGGGTATCTTTGCAGTGTCTGCCTCAGAGGATGGTAA
- a CDS encoding 4'-phosphopantetheinyl transferase superfamily protein: MNHELRQIVADLFETDVEAVNADFVLSTRRMQGSLARAKLDAAIRHRLGIKSRSVYSVKSYGELQSALFGSNGQDSETNASPAGITNGTHLDASKMSSKTTLEFGSSLSCGIDIEMVESFPEVEDYWKDSFYTNAFSSVEIAYCLLQEHPRMHFAARWCAKEALKKCDRVYLNEDMKNIELVSNSDSPPRFRVYRSGHPEVIQVAVSISHTPHLAVAMVCKTAGA, from the coding sequence ATGAACCATGAGCTCAGGCAAATTGTGGCGGACCTATTTGAGACCGATGTCGAAGCTGTGAATGCCGACTTTGTATTGTCGACCAGGCGCATGCAAGGTTCATTAGCCAGGGCCAAACTTGATGCCGCAATTCGACATCGATTGGGGATCAAATCTCGATCCGTCTATTCCGTGAAGTCGTACGGCGAATTACAGAGCGCCCTCTTCGGGTCGAATGGACAAGACTCTGAAACTAACGCATCGCCTGCGGGCATCACCAATGGTACGCATTTGGATGCCTCCAAAATGTCGTCGAAAACAACGCTAGAGTTCGGCTCTTCGCTGAGTTGTGGCATCGATATCGAGATGGTCGAAAGTTTTCCAGAAGTTGAGGATTATTGGAAAGATTCGTTTTATACGAATGCTTTTTCATCCGTTGAAATCGCGTATTGCTTACTCCAAGAGCATCCTCGTATGCATTTTGCGGCGCGCTGGTGTGCCAAAGAGGCGTTGAAGAAGTGCGATCGTGTCTATCTGAATGAGGATATGAAGAACATTGAATTGGTATCAAACTCTGATAGCCCACCCAGGTTTCGTGTCTATCGAAGTGGCCATCCAGAAGTTATTCAAGTTGCCGTCAGCATTTCTCATACCCCGCACCTGGCGGTCGCGATGGTGTGTAAAACCGCTGGGGCATGA
- a CDS encoding glycosyltransferase family 4 protein: protein MSQSEPIRILHIIDKLEIDGASIHGITQTLKWWIHCHDSSQFEATVCNLRARESGGKFLERSGISVVYLDKGKFAPSTLTDLMKLIRQLRPHVLHLHGYGSANFGRLASWLTGVPNIVHEHAVLIDQPFYQTIADTILSPLTTKAIAVSNSVKEFMHRRRKINPSRIDIRIVGLPLSELSQFDATSIAMKRSELGISEKETIVSVVGRLAEMKGQIYFIRAAAELIKTYPLTRFLIVGDGPDRELLEREAQRLKLGDRLFFTGFYEDVSIMFALSNIIVIPSINKEGGPLTLLEAMNSGKPVIGTPTGMMPDVIVEGETGYIVPPKDVSALVDKLSTLLGNPLLAKEMGEKGWKVCREYDVAYSSKHLEGIYKDLAMK, encoded by the coding sequence ATGAGTCAATCTGAGCCCATTCGAATACTACACATCATCGATAAGCTTGAAATTGATGGGGCGAGCATCCATGGGATTACGCAAACGCTCAAATGGTGGATACATTGCCATGATTCATCGCAGTTTGAGGCGACCGTCTGTAATCTTCGTGCGCGTGAGTCCGGAGGGAAGTTTTTGGAACGGTCCGGTATTTCCGTGGTCTATCTCGACAAGGGAAAGTTTGCGCCTTCGACGCTCACAGACCTCATGAAATTGATTCGTCAACTCCGGCCCCATGTTCTCCATCTTCATGGCTATGGGTCGGCGAACTTTGGACGTTTGGCGAGCTGGTTGACTGGAGTTCCCAATATTGTTCATGAGCATGCCGTCCTGATTGATCAGCCTTTTTACCAAACGATCGCTGATACGATCCTCTCTCCTCTGACAACGAAGGCCATAGCCGTCTCAAATTCTGTGAAAGAGTTCATGCATCGACGTAGAAAAATCAACCCGTCCAGGATTGATATCCGTATCGTCGGTCTTCCGCTTTCCGAGCTTTCCCAATTTGACGCCACGTCCATAGCGATGAAGCGCAGCGAATTAGGCATATCCGAGAAGGAGACGATTGTCTCCGTGGTAGGGCGTCTTGCCGAAATGAAGGGCCAGATTTATTTCATTCGAGCAGCAGCCGAACTCATAAAAACCTATCCTCTTACACGGTTTCTCATCGTTGGAGATGGGCCAGACAGGGAATTACTTGAGCGAGAAGCACAGCGATTGAAATTAGGTGACCGTTTATTTTTTACAGGATTTTACGAAGATGTGTCGATTATGTTTGCGCTTTCAAACATTATTGTTATTCCATCAATTAATAAAGAGGGCGGACCACTCACCTTATTAGAGGCTATGAATAGTGGAAAACCAGTCATCGGAACACCAACAGGAATGATGCCAGATGTCATTGTCGAGGGAGAAACCGGCTATATTGTTCCTCCTAAAGATGTTTCTGCGTTAGTGGATAAGTTGTCGACCCTCCTTGGTAACCCTCTATTGGCCAAAGAAATGGGAGAAAAGGGGTGGAAAGTTTGCCGAGAGTATGACGTTGCGTATTCTAGCAAACACCTTGAAGGAATTTATAAAGATTTGGCAATGAAGTAA
- a CDS encoding flippase-like domain-containing protein, producing MYYLRLFVSLLVSVIVLMFIPWDDVKVFSRDHQLIASYLVLAGLLIYVDRVVNAIRWFILIDHRGTRLRFFQILGIYFKSTFLGLVAPSGAGGEFLKGYGLVKSGVRITESVSSLFVERILGLVALVGTCLCGFALFHQELELIPGQLITRIIFGGIGLGVIGVIVAYFCFPWFERRIPLESKVNKGLQEIRRALGFYQQIKARIIVALILSFMVQLVRIYFTWCIGLGVGMTSELPYYFLFVPVISLVSMIPISIAGLGVQEGAFVYFFSLIEANLVLILAMALLVRVYIVISVLPGAVLYARDGIGVNAQRIAKNHKGNA from the coding sequence ATGTACTATCTTCGCCTGTTCGTGAGCCTTCTCGTGTCGGTGATCGTCTTGATGTTCATCCCCTGGGATGACGTCAAGGTATTTAGTCGCGACCATCAATTGATCGCGAGTTATTTGGTCCTGGCAGGACTGTTAATTTATGTTGACCGCGTGGTGAATGCGATACGCTGGTTTATCCTGATCGATCATCGAGGCACCAGACTCCGTTTCTTTCAAATACTCGGCATCTATTTCAAGAGTACCTTCCTTGGTCTTGTCGCTCCGTCAGGCGCGGGGGGGGAGTTCCTCAAAGGCTACGGGCTTGTCAAGTCGGGAGTCAGGATTACCGAGTCGGTTTCTTCCCTGTTTGTGGAAAGAATTTTGGGTCTTGTCGCGTTGGTTGGCACTTGCTTGTGCGGTTTTGCCCTGTTTCATCAAGAATTAGAATTAATCCCCGGTCAACTTATTACGAGGATTATCTTTGGAGGGATAGGACTTGGAGTCATCGGGGTGATCGTTGCATATTTCTGTTTTCCGTGGTTTGAACGACGGATACCACTGGAAAGCAAAGTAAACAAGGGACTTCAAGAAATAAGGCGCGCTCTCGGTTTTTATCAACAGATTAAGGCACGGATCATCGTTGCGCTGATCCTGTCTTTTATGGTCCAGCTTGTGCGTATCTACTTTACGTGGTGTATCGGTTTAGGTGTGGGCATGACCTCGGAATTGCCGTACTATTTTCTTTTTGTTCCAGTTATTTCACTGGTGAGTATGATTCCCATCTCCATTGCGGGACTTGGCGTCCAAGAAGGGGCGTTCGTGTATTTCTTTTCTCTCATTGAAGCGAATCTTGTCTTGATTCTTGCTATGGCCTTGCTCGTCAGAGTCTATATTGTGATTTCAGTGCTCCCAGGGGCCGTACTGTATGCGCGCGATGGAATCGGCGTGAATGCTCAACGCATCGCTAAAAATCACAAGGGCAACGCATGA
- a CDS encoding SDR family NAD(P)-dependent oxidoreductase, which yields MKNTSLKGKRVLVTGATGFVGSRLARRLMQKGASVRALVRQSSNRETAEDLKRNGIEVCYGDITDRQSISDAVKHVEYIFHIAALFRSAKHAESVFYEVNVEGTRNVLSAAERENVKRVVHCSTGGVHSHIPHPPATEEEPYRPGDIYQLTKCEGEKLAKERFTSGRVKGTIIRPAMIWGQGDTRTLKLFRGVARRRFPIIGSGRTLTHWVDVEDLAEGFILAAEQEAAIGQTYILAGEKSVSLEELVRTISRIAGVRPLPFKIPARPVQLLGSLTEAICKPLNLEPILYRRRVDFFTKTRSFDSSKARKDLGFAPRRSFEAEVQNIFDWYEQHGWLA from the coding sequence ATGAAAAATACCTCTCTTAAGGGCAAAAGGGTTCTGGTGACAGGAGCAACTGGTTTTGTTGGAAGTCGTCTTGCCCGGCGATTAATGCAGAAAGGTGCCAGCGTACGTGCATTAGTCCGTCAAAGTAGTAATCGTGAGACTGCTGAGGATCTGAAGCGTAATGGCATAGAAGTTTGTTATGGGGATATTACTGATCGTCAAAGCATAAGTGATGCGGTCAAACATGTGGAGTATATTTTTCACATTGCTGCCCTCTTCCGTTCAGCGAAGCACGCTGAGAGTGTATTTTATGAGGTGAATGTCGAAGGGACGAGGAACGTTTTGTCTGCAGCTGAACGTGAAAACGTGAAGAGAGTGGTTCATTGTAGCACCGGGGGAGTACATAGTCATATCCCGCATCCACCTGCGACGGAAGAAGAGCCATATCGCCCTGGAGATATTTATCAATTGACGAAATGTGAAGGGGAAAAATTAGCAAAAGAGCGATTCACTTCAGGGCGTGTCAAAGGGACGATCATTCGTCCGGCCATGATTTGGGGGCAAGGTGATACGAGGACGTTGAAGCTCTTTCGCGGCGTTGCCCGTCGGCGTTTCCCAATTATTGGCAGTGGCCGTACTTTGACACATTGGGTTGATGTGGAAGATTTGGCCGAAGGATTTATTTTAGCGGCCGAGCAGGAAGCGGCTATCGGACAGACGTACATACTCGCTGGTGAAAAATCTGTGTCTCTTGAAGAACTTGTCAGGACCATTAGCCGCATCGCCGGGGTGCGACCTCTTCCGTTTAAAATTCCCGCTCGCCCTGTACAACTTCTTGGCTCGCTCACTGAAGCCATTTGTAAACCATTGAATCTCGAGCCTATCCTGTATCGCCGCCGCGTAGACTTTTTCACGAAAACACGGTCTTTTGATTCCTCAAAGGCGAGAAAAGATTTGGGTTTTGCGCCTCGCAGGTCTTTTGAAGCTGAAGTGCAAAACATCTTTGATTGGTACGAACAACATGGATGGCTAGCGTAG